Proteins found in one Ovis aries strain OAR_USU_Benz2616 breed Rambouillet chromosome 19, ARS-UI_Ramb_v3.0, whole genome shotgun sequence genomic segment:
- the C19H3orf22 gene encoding uncharacterized protein C3orf22 homolog isoform X2, producing MASRGRGTCPQPTAPVHHCPQVLLADGDQLRAPAALGAHEDEQLAAGAAAPAEDAAAHEVHAHPRPPPSPPRNLWELVLLTRRFPRPAALPPAPWSPALHRQTGPLGPRALVTVATGSSLQAEVTYGEARSPGEVARGHAAGS from the exons ATGGCTTCCCGTGGCAGGGGCACCTGCCCTCAGCCCACAGCCCCGGTCCATCACTGCCCACAGGTTCTCCTGGCTGACGGAGACCAGCTCAGAGCCCCTGCAGCCCTGGGCGCTCACGAAGATGAGCAGCTTGCTGCGGGAGCAGCTGCCCCTGCAGAAGACGCTGCTGCCCACGAGGTCCATGCCCACCCGAGG CCGCCGCCATCGCCGCCAAGAAACCTCTGGGAGCTGGTGCTGCTGACCCGCCGCTTCCCCAGGCCCGCAGCACTCCCGCCCGCCCCCTGGAGCCCCGCTCTGCACCGCCAGACTGGGCCACTCGGCCCCCGGGCGCTCGTGACGGTGGCCACCGGGAGCTCCCTCCAGGCAGAGGTGACCTATGGGGAAGCGAGGAGCCCTGGAGAGGTCGCCCGCGGACACGCTGCAGGGTCATAG